TTTGCGGTATTCCAGCGCAAGCTCAATTTCAGAGACAGTTCCCGCGCCACCGGGTAAAGCGATGATCACCCTGGGAGTAAGGACATTGATATGATTGCGGCTCAGATTTTCTTTTCCCCGGGTTCCGCTGAAGGGAAGATGGGTAATGACCGGAATATCCACCCATTCGTTGGGATAGCCTGGCTTTGGCCGGAAATTCGCCCGGCCGGTATCCTGATAGAGATCCTGAGCCGGAATGATGCCGATAACCATCCCTTGCCGATCAGGGACAGAGGAAAATGCCTCTGAGACTGATGCCATCACTCCCTGCCCCCCTCCGGTGAGAAGATGGTATCCATGCTGACCAAGCCACACCCCCAAGGGCGAAGCCAGTTCTTCATGCCTTTCCCGGCCTGATCCTATAACACCAATGATGGTCCGGCGCATATCTCCTCAAACATCAGAAACCTTCACCCCCCATTCCGCTACCTGTCATCCCGGTAAGAGTACCGGCCGACATGTTCATCCCCCTCTGAAGGACAGGAAAGCTGGAAGAAGACCTCGTCACTCCTGGATAACTGTTTGTTGATCGTCCGAAGATCCTGGACCAGGACTCCTACAAAGACTCCCATAATCAAACCGAACGGGAATGCCAAAAGCGCAATGATAGCCAGAATAATAGCCTGCATGGACATAAAAAAACCTTACCCTTCTCTTGTCACTTGATGATAGCCAAAGAGCAATCCTGGAAATTCACCCTCATCATTATTACCTATATTATCATTTATTATATAGAGATCGGCTGAAAATTTCCATTTTTTATGATAATGAAGGTGAAAAAAAGGGGGAAAAAGACCGGGAGAAAAACTGAGGAGAGCAGGGGCTGAGCCTGATCTCCTCCATTCGGATATTATTCCAGCACCCTGCTGAA
The bacterium genome window above contains:
- a CDS encoding molybdenum cofactor carrier protein produces the protein MRRTIIGVIGSGRERHEELASPLGVWLGQHGYHLLTGGGQGVMASVSEAFSSVPDRQGMVIGIIPAQDLYQDTGRANFRPKPGYPNEWVDIPVITHLPFSGTRGKENLSRNHINVLTPRVIIALPGGAGTVSEIELALEYRKPLLIFDPFALMPDYSKEGALHLATLEGIISHLRGYPPIV